One part of the Hugenholtzia roseola DSM 9546 genome encodes these proteins:
- a CDS encoding PDDEXK nuclease domain-containing protein: MKRCRTFYQTYPNFGQAFTQQAQMLLPASIRPAVLVELQNTENQEVDYARLLLQRVSFTHFSVLMTIENPQKRRYYEMLTLKTTPSVRELERQINTLSYERLGLSIDKDLSFQKIKDTIAVQKPQDAIKDVYIFEFLGLNPQQSFDETDLENALIAHLQDFILELGNGFCFEARQKRILIGEEYFFIDLVFYHRLLKCHILIELKVDKMQAGHIAQLQTYLNYYQAEIKEESDNPPIGILLVTDKNEALVRYALPTQSKELFISKYRIQLPTEEELQNFILNELRKR; this comes from the coding sequence TTGAAAAGGTGTAGAACTTTCTACCAAACGTATCCTAATTTTGGTCAGGCATTTACACAACAAGCGCAGATGTTACTGCCTGCCTCAATTCGACCAGCAGTGCTGGTCGAATTGCAAAATACTGAAAATCAAGAAGTTGATTACGCAAGACTATTGCTGCAACGAGTTTCATTTACGCATTTTTCCGTTTTGATGACCATAGAAAATCCTCAAAAACGCCGTTATTATGAAATGCTGACCCTCAAAACTACGCCTTCGGTGCGTGAGTTGGAAAGACAAATTAATACGCTTTCTTATGAACGTTTGGGATTATCTATTGACAAAGACCTTAGTTTTCAGAAAATAAAAGATACAATAGCAGTACAAAAACCACAAGATGCCATCAAAGATGTGTATATTTTTGAGTTTTTAGGTTTAAATCCGCAGCAAAGTTTTGATGAAACCGATTTGGAAAACGCCTTGATTGCGCATCTACAAGATTTTATTTTGGAATTGGGCAATGGTTTTTGTTTTGAGGCAAGGCAGAAGCGTATTTTGATAGGTGAGGAATATTTTTTTATTGATTTAGTTTTTTATCATCGTTTGCTCAAATGCCATATCTTGATAGAACTCAAAGTAGATAAAATGCAGGCAGGACATATTGCCCAACTGCAAACTTATCTGAACTATTACCAAGCCGAAATAAAAGAAGAAAGCGACAATCCGCCTATCGGTATTTTGTTGGTAACGGACAAAAACGAGGCTCTTGTGCGTTATGCCCTGCCCACACAAAGCAAGGAGTTGTTTATATCGAAGTACAGAATCCAACTACCAACAGAAGAAGAACTACAAAATTTCATTTTAAACGAACTTAGAAAGCGATAA
- a CDS encoding AraC family transcriptional regulator, whose product MPNFVPIAQPLTPHRALQTLVEHRSTFQLKHFELNVFETHTISERVSLTFDSLTFTAMLRGKKVMHLEGKQIGKHDFDYLPGESVIVPAYQEMLIDFPEAHQQNPTQCLAIAIDNEKIKEIIDILNQKYPKAEEGELWQIEDAQYHLKNSQALKDAIDRLVYIAKDDNVLKDLLANLTLQELLIRLMQTQARKVIFENFRLLSSRNRFAFVLEYIESNLDKALTVKDLSEKACMSESHFYRSFKQEFGITPLDYILQKRIALAKMLLRRRELSITDICFRLGFNSVNYFSNLFKKYVQMSPSQFRSRFFS is encoded by the coding sequence ATGCCCAACTTTGTACCCATAGCCCAACCGCTTACGCCACATCGCGCCCTGCAAACTTTGGTAGAGCATCGTTCTACCTTTCAGCTCAAACACTTCGAGCTTAATGTCTTTGAAACCCACACCATCAGCGAGCGCGTAAGTCTTACCTTTGATAGCCTTACTTTTACGGCGATGCTGCGTGGCAAAAAAGTCATGCACCTTGAAGGCAAGCAAATTGGAAAGCACGATTTTGACTACCTACCGGGCGAATCCGTTATCGTGCCTGCCTATCAAGAAATGCTCATTGACTTTCCCGAAGCCCACCAACAGAACCCAACGCAATGTCTGGCGATTGCGATTGATAATGAAAAGATAAAAGAAATTATAGACATTTTAAACCAAAAATATCCGAAAGCCGAAGAAGGCGAACTTTGGCAAATTGAAGATGCACAATACCACCTTAAAAATAGTCAAGCCCTCAAAGATGCCATCGATAGATTGGTTTATATCGCCAAAGATGACAATGTACTGAAAGACCTATTGGCAAATCTCACCTTGCAGGAGCTGCTCATTCGCTTGATGCAGACACAGGCGCGAAAGGTGATTTTTGAAAATTTTAGGCTTTTGAGTAGTCGCAATCGTTTTGCTTTTGTATTGGAATATATCGAGTCTAATTTAGATAAAGCCCTGACAGTAAAGGATTTGAGTGAGAAAGCCTGCATGAGCGAATCGCATTTTTATCGCAGTTTTAAGCAAGAATTTGGCATCACACCCCTCGATTATATCTTGCAAAAACGCATAGCGTTGGCAAAAATGCTATTGAGGCGACGCGAACTAAGCATCACCGATATTTGCTTCCGTCTGGGTTTTAATAGTGTTAATTATTTTAGCAATCTTTTTAAAAAATATGTGCAAATGTCGCCCTCACAGTTTCGGTCGCGATTCTTTTCTTAG